Proteins from a single region of Gossypium arboreum isolate Shixiya-1 chromosome 1, ASM2569848v2, whole genome shotgun sequence:
- the LOC108480267 gene encoding uncharacterized protein LOC108480267, whose product MLGALSAASLTLGLACAPAAFTAQCGNGGAAKALAFPSSSNSNNRAQLLVKSSFTSTSRTPPSFRTAVAAVDSDQLSPDMQQSRKYYFVVANAKFMLDEEEHFKELLFERLRYYGERNKEQDFWLVIEPKFLENFPDITKRLRRPAVALVSTNGPWITFMKLRLDRVLSDSYEADNLEEALASNPTTLEFEKPENWVAPYPKYEFGWWEPFLPTGVKV is encoded by the exons ATGTTAGGTGCGCTTAGTGCTGCAAGTTTAACACTTGGTCTGGCTTGTGCGCCAGCAGCATTCACCGCCCAATGCGGCAATGGTGGCGCTGCCAAAGCCTTAGCGTTTCCTAGTAGCAGCAACAGCAACAACCGGGCCCAATTGTTGGTTAAGAGCTCATTCACTTCCACTTCCAGGACTCCACCATCCTTTAGGACAGCTGTTGCTGCAGTCGACTCCGACCAGCTCAGTCCCGACATG CAACAATCCAGAAAATACTATTTTGTTGTTGCGAATGCAAAGTTCATGCTTGATGAAGAGGAGCACTTCAAAGAACTTTTGTTTGAGAGGCTTCGTTACTACGGAGAACGCAATAAAGAGCAGGACTTCTGGCTTGTAATCGAACCCAAGTTCTTGGAAAATTTCCCTGACATCACAAAGAGGTTGCGCAGGCCTGCTGTTGCTCTGGTTTCAACTAACGGCCCTTGGATCAC GTTTATGAAATTGAGGTTGGACAGAGTTTTATCTGATAGCTATGAAGCTGACAATCTTGAAGAAGCTTTAGCTTCAAATCCTACCACTCTCGAGTTTGAGAAGCCAGAAAACTGGGTGGCACCCTATCCAAAATATGAATTTGGATGGTGGGAGCCCTTCTTGCCAACTGGAGTTAAAGTTTGA
- the LOC108483148 gene encoding sister chromatid cohesion protein SCC4: MEAVAEGLWGLADEFEKKGEIGKAVKCLEAICQSHASFLPIVEVKTRLRIATILLRHSHNVNHAKSHLERSQLLLNSIPSCFDLKCRTYSLLSQCYHLVGAIPPQKQILYKALHLTSAAAPDVSAKLWCCNFNSQLANALIIEGDYQNSISTLESGYVSATQICYPELQMFFVASILHVRLLMQWDDQTANEVERALQRCNQVWETMPSDRRAHCMGLLFYNELLHIFYRLRVSDYKNAVKHVDKLDAAMKQDSKSRGQLTRFTTTTTTSAGNDSLEPTYFGNAKRALQDKLFLAPPPINGEWLPKSAVYALVDLMIIIFGRPKGNFKECDKRIQSGIHIIKEELIRLGITDDVREVDLQHSAIWMAGVYLMLLMQFLENKVAVELTRSEFLEAQEALMQMKNWFIRFPTILQACESIIEMLRGQYSHSVGCYNEAAFHYVEAAKITESKSMQFMCQAYAAISYFCIGDAESSSQALDLIGPVYRMKDSFVGVREEASILFAYGLLLMKQQDLQEARNRLAKGLQIAHVQMGNLQLVSQYLTILGNLALALHDTGQAREILRSSLTLAKKLGDIPTQIWVLSVLTGLFQQLGERGNQMENDEYRRKKFDELQSRLADARSSIYHIELIDKVKLQVQQFHEIDMKRTMADESMRVNLDIPESVGLSTPMPVPSSSRLVDLDTGRRGKRKL, translated from the exons ATGGAAGCTGTGGCAGAAGGGCTGTGGGGTCTGGCGGATGAGTTTGAGAAGAAGGGAGAGATAGGGAAGGCGGTGAAGTGCTTGGAGGCAATCTGCCAGTCTCACGCTTCCTTCCTTCCCATCGTTGAGGTGAAGACTCGACTCCGCATAGCCACTATTCTGCTGCGCCACTCGCACAACGTGAACCATGCTAAGTCCCACCTTGAACGCTCACAATTGCTCCTTAATTCCATACCTTCATGCTTCGACTTGAAGTGCCGAACCTACTCACTGCTCAGCCAGTGCTACCATCTCGTTGGGGCTATCCCTCCTCAGAAGCAGATCTTGTACAAGGCTCTTCACCTTACTTCTGCGGCGGCTCCCGA TGTTTCGGCCAAGTTATGGTGTTGCAACTTCAATTCTCAGCTGGCAAACGCTCTGATTATTGAAGGAGACTACCAGAACTCAATCTCCACTTTAGAATCAGGTTATGTATCCGCTACTCAAATTTGCTATCCGGAGCTTCAGATGTTCTTTGTGGCTTCCATCCTGCATGTCCGCCTCCTTATGCAATGGGATGATCAAACTGCGAATGAGGTTGAGCGAGCTCTTCAGAGATGCAATCAGGTCTGGGAGACTATGCCCTCTGATAGG AGAGCCCACTGCATGGGTTTACTCTTTTACAATGAGCTCCTCCACATCTTCTATCGACTTCGTGTCTCTGATTACAAGAATGCTGTCAAACACGTGGACAAATTGGATGCTGCTATGAAGCAAGATTCCAAGTCTCGGGGACAGCTTACCCGTTTTACTACTACCACCACCACTTCAGCTGGAAATGATTCTCTTGAACCCACATATTTTGGAAATGCCAAACGGGCATTGCAAGATAAGCTTTTCCTCGCACCACCTCCCATTAATGGGGAATGGCTGCCAAAAAGTGCTGTCTATGCCCTTGTTGATCTTATGATCATCATTTTTGGCCGTCCAAAAGGAAATTTCAAAGAGTGTGATAAACGAATTCAGTCTGGAATACATATCATCAAAG AGGAACTCATCAGGCTTGGTATAACTGATGATGTGAGAG AAGTGGACTTGCAGCACTCGGCGATCTGGATGGCTGGTGTATATTTAATGCTATTGATGCAGTTCCTTGAGAATAAAGTGGCTGTGGAGCTTACACGGTCTGAATTTCTTGAAGCTCAAGAG GCATTGATGCAAATGAAGAACTGGTTCATTCGCTTTCCAACAATTTTACAAGCTTGTGAGAGCATCATCGAAATGCTTAGGGGGCAATATTCCCATTCTGTTGGCTGTTATAATGAAGCAGCTTTTCACTATGTAGAAGCTGCAAAG ATAACTGagagcaaatcaatgcaattcATGTGCCAAGCTTATGCAGCCATTTCATACTTTTGCATTGGTGATGCTGAATCGTCTTCACAG GCGCTTGATTTAATTGGACCAGTTTACAGAATGAAGGATTCCTTTGTTGGAGTTCGTGAGGAAGCAAGCATCCTTTTTGCTTATGGCCTTCTATTGATGAAGCAGCAAGATCTACAAGAAGCACG AAACCGGCTGGCCAAGGGTTTGCAGATTGCTCATGTTCAAATGGGGAACCTTCAACTTGTTTCTCAGTATTTGACCATTCTTGGGAATTTGGCACTTGCTCTGCATGACACTGGACAGGCCAGAGAGATCCTAAGATCCTCACTAACTCTAGCAAAGAAGCTTGGTGATATCCCAACTCAGATATGGGTTCTGTCTGTTTTGACAG GTCTTTTTCAACAATTAGGTGAGAGGGGAAATCAAATGGAGAATGATGAGTACAGAAGAAAAAAGTTCGATGAATTGCAATCGAGACTTGCTGATGCACGTTCATCCATCTATCATATTGAACTT ATTGACAAAGTAAAACTTCAAGTTCAGCAATTTCATGAGATTGATATGAAGCGTACAATGGCAGACGAATCTATGAGAGTCAATCTTGACATCCCAGAATCAGTTGGCTTATCAACACCAATGCCAGTCCCATCATCATCCAGGCTGGTTGATTTAGATACTGGAAGACGTGGTAAGAGAAAACTTTAA